A genomic region of Elusimicrobiota bacterium contains the following coding sequences:
- a CDS encoding N4-gp56 family major capsid protein, protein MANTVSIDALRQELWSKELLDDVMKDVENVTRFMGEGADNVIQVSRDLEKSKGDQQTFGLVARLGGDGVTGDDELEGNEESMSSYAEVVAIDQIRNAVRLTGRLDNQKVVYDQIGKAKENLRVWMKEFIARQIFLKLGGVTNTTLVDTNGKVIGGRALWSNTADFIPDADEAAGVGARYLCAETTGTDGLADADIMTLDLVTKAATLAKLAEPKIQPLSVGGDDFYVMYLHPLSARDIRMSSDWKTAVENAQMRGDKNPVFRGALGFWSNVLLLENEYVPWLDISVSGNSFRGAAVGTDCAADCARNLLVGRQAILMAQASSKDALVVENFDYKNKEGVAGNFIGGLQKTMFNSKEFGVIAVDAAAKL, encoded by the coding sequence ATGGCTAATACTGTAAGCATTGACGCGCTTCGTCAAGAGCTATGGTCAAAAGAGCTTCTTGATGACGTGATGAAAGATGTTGAAAACGTGACCCGGTTCATGGGCGAAGGTGCCGACAACGTGATCCAGGTGTCCCGCGACCTAGAGAAATCCAAAGGCGACCAGCAGACGTTTGGTTTGGTGGCGCGTTTGGGTGGCGACGGCGTGACCGGCGACGATGAGTTGGAAGGCAACGAAGAGTCGATGAGCAGCTATGCGGAAGTGGTCGCTATCGACCAAATCCGTAATGCTGTGCGTCTGACGGGTCGGTTGGACAACCAGAAGGTCGTGTACGATCAAATCGGCAAAGCTAAAGAGAACCTGCGCGTGTGGATGAAAGAGTTCATCGCCCGCCAGATTTTCTTGAAACTTGGCGGCGTGACCAACACGACCCTTGTCGATACCAATGGCAAAGTCATTGGTGGTCGCGCGTTGTGGTCCAACACGGCTGACTTCATTCCCGATGCGGACGAAGCGGCTGGCGTCGGTGCGCGGTATCTGTGCGCCGAAACGACCGGGACGGACGGGCTTGCTGATGCGGACATCATGACTCTTGACTTGGTGACCAAAGCGGCGACTCTGGCGAAACTCGCGGAACCGAAGATCCAACCCTTGAGCGTTGGCGGGGATGACTTCTATGTCATGTACCTGCACCCTCTCTCGGCGCGCGATATTCGGATGTCCAGCGACTGGAAAACGGCGGTTGAAAACGCGCAGATGCGTGGCGACAAAAACCCCGTGTTCCGTGGCGCGTTGGGCTTTTGGTCCAACGTGTTGCTCCTGGAAAACGAGTACGTGCCTTGGCTGGACATTTCGGTCTCTGGCAACTCGTTCCGTGGCGCGGCTGTCGGTACGGACTGCGCGGCCGACTGTGCGCGTAACTTGCTTGTTGGTCGTCAGGCGATCCTGATGGCCCAGGCGTCCAGCAAAGACGCCCTTGTGGTCGAGAACTTCGATTACAAGAACAAGGAAGGCGTTGCCGGAAACTTCATCGGTGGCCTGCAGAAGACGATGTTTAACTCCAAGGAATTTGGGGTTATCGCCGTCGACGCCGCCGCGAAGCTCTAA
- a CDS encoding helix-turn-helix domain-containing protein, with translation MRYWKNYNDWKIVTLIDQGHSPKEVARDLSISVWTVYRANKRFVPRGNAPKTANQKVCKNCGAHVEFN, from the coding sequence ATGCGATACTGGAAAAACTACAACGATTGGAAAATAGTCACCCTCATCGATCAGGGGCACTCCCCAAAAGAAGTGGCAAGAGACCTAAGCATCAGCGTCTGGACAGTTTACCGCGCCAACAAGCGTTTTGTTCCACGTGGAAATGCGCCAAAAACTGCCAATCAAAAGGTTTGCAAGAACTGCGGAGCCCATGTAGAATTTAACTAG
- a CDS encoding excisionase family DNA-binding protein: protein MKTPSGFLTLQQVAFLLSLRRETLCRWVRCGRIKSWKPGKVRYIALDDVKKFL, encoded by the coding sequence GTGAAAACGCCCAGTGGTTTTTTAACACTTCAGCAGGTTGCTTTTTTGCTCTCCCTGCGTAGAGAAACACTTTGCCGGTGGGTTAGGTGCGGGCGGATTAAGTCGTGGAAGCCTGGAAAGGTTCGCTACATAGCCCTGGATGATGTTAAAAAATTTCTATGA
- a CDS encoding VRR-NUC domain-containing protein → MNIEHGHQVALVNWWALEANRRGIDARTLVAIPNQGRAGGWRQARRGAYMKAEGQRAGMPDLVLFIPAQGNHGMVIELKAPSKTARLSPAQNEMMKILSGQGYVAVVAWGWEDAKDQILSYLGAAR, encoded by the coding sequence ATGAACATCGAACATGGGCATCAGGTGGCTTTGGTGAACTGGTGGGCTCTGGAAGCGAACAGGCGGGGGATTGACGCCCGCACTTTGGTTGCCATTCCGAACCAAGGCCGAGCCGGTGGGTGGAGGCAAGCCCGGCGCGGGGCGTACATGAAGGCGGAAGGCCAGCGCGCGGGGATGCCTGATCTCGTCCTCTTCATCCCGGCCCAGGGGAACCACGGGATGGTGATTGAACTGAAGGCCCCATCCAAGACGGCCCGGCTGTCTCCGGCGCAAAACGAGATGATGAAAATCCTCTCTGGCCAGGGGTACGTCGCGGTTGTCGCCTGGGGGTGGGAAGACGCGAAGGACCAGATCTTGAGCTACCTGGGGGCGGCGCGATGA
- a CDS encoding M15 family metallopeptidase: MPKFGKRSKKELATAHPDLQRLFNAVIERIDCAVICGHRGHADQDKAFAEGKSKLEWPNSKHNKVPALAVDVVPFPIDWNDLARFDALAAVVKAEAKRLNIKVECGIDWKKFPDAPHYQMPG, encoded by the coding sequence ATGCCTAAGTTTGGGAAACGGTCAAAGAAGGAACTGGCGACGGCGCACCCGGACCTACAACGGCTTTTCAATGCGGTCATCGAAAGAATCGACTGCGCCGTGATTTGCGGACACCGGGGACACGCCGACCAAGACAAGGCTTTCGCCGAAGGGAAGTCGAAGCTGGAATGGCCAAATAGCAAGCACAACAAGGTCCCGGCCCTGGCCGTCGATGTTGTGCCTTTTCCGATAGACTGGAACGACCTTGCCAGATTCGACGCCCTGGCAGCTGTTGTGAAGGCGGAGGCGAAGCGGCTTAATATCAAAGTGGAGTGCGGGATCGACTGGAAAAAGTTTCCGGATGCGCCGCATTACCAGATGCCAGGATGA
- a CDS encoding N4-gp56 family major capsid protein codes for MANTVSIDALRQELWSKELLDDVMKDVENVTRFMGEGADNVIQVSRDLEKSKGDQQTFGLVARLGGDGVTGDDELEGNEESLSSYAEVVAIDQIRNAVRLTGRLDNQKVVYDQIGKAKENLRVWMKEFIARQIFLKLGGVTNTTLVDTNGKVIGGRALWSNTADFIPDADEAAGVGARYLCAETTGTDGLADADIMTLDLVTKAATLAKLAEPKIQPLSVGGDDFYVMYLHPLSARDIRMSSDWKTAVENAQMRGDKNPVFRGALGFWSNVLLLENEYVPWLDISVSGNSFRGAAVGTDCAADCARNLLVGRQAILMAQASSKDALVVENFDYKNKEGVAGNFIGGLQKTMFNSKEFGVIAVDAAAKL; via the coding sequence ATGGCTAATACTGTAAGCATTGACGCGCTTCGTCAAGAGCTATGGTCAAAAGAGCTTCTTGATGACGTGATGAAAGATGTTGAAAACGTGACCCGGTTCATGGGCGAAGGTGCCGACAACGTGATCCAGGTGTCCCGCGACCTAGAGAAATCCAAAGGCGACCAGCAGACGTTTGGTTTGGTGGCGCGTTTGGGTGGCGACGGCGTGACCGGTGACGACGAGTTGGAAGGCAACGAAGAGTCGCTGAGCAGCTATGCGGAAGTGGTCGCTATCGACCAAATCCGTAATGCTGTGCGTCTGACGGGTCGGTTGGACAACCAGAAGGTCGTGTACGATCAAATCGGCAAAGCTAAAGAGAACCTGCGCGTGTGGATGAAAGAGTTCATCGCCCGCCAGATTTTCTTGAAACTTGGCGGCGTGACCAACACGACCCTTGTCGATACCAATGGCAAAGTCATTGGTGGTCGCGCGTTGTGGTCCAACACGGCTGACTTCATTCCCGATGCGGACGAAGCGGCTGGCGTCGGTGCGCGGTATCTGTGCGCCGAAACGACCGGGACGGACGGGCTTGCTGATGCGGACATCATGACTCTTGACTTGGTGACCAAAGCGGCGACTCTGGCGAAACTCGCGGAACCGAAGATCCAACCCTTGAGCGTTGGCGGGGATGACTTCTATGTCATGTACCTGCACCCTCTCTCGGCGCGCGATATTCGGATGTCCAGCGACTGGAAAACGGCGGTTGAAAACGCGCAGATGCGTGGCGACAAAAACCCCGTGTTCCGTGGCGCGTTGGGCTTTTGGTCCAACGTGTTGCTCCTGGAAAACGAGTACGTGCCTTGGCTGGACATTTCGGTCTCTGGCAACTCGTTCCGTGGCGCGGCTGTCGGTACGGACTGCGCGGCCGACTGTGCGCGTAACTTGCTTGTTGGTCGTCAGGCGATCCTGATGGCCCAGGCGTCCAGCAAAGACGCCCTTGTGGTCGAGAACTTCGATTACAAGAACAAGGAAGGCGTTGCCGGAAACTTCATCGGTGGCCTGCAGAAGACGATGTTTAACTCCAAGGAATTTGGGGTTATCGCCGTCGACGCCGCCGCGAAGCTCTAA